AGCCTCACGAGTCCCGTAAAAGCTTACCAGGAAGAGTGAAGCCAGGGTTGTTCCCTCAATGGCGATCCAGAGAACGCCCAGACTGTTGCTGAGAGGAACCACCAGCATGCTGAAGACGAACAGATTGAAGAGCACGTAGTAGCGGCGCAGGCGATGCAGACCTTCTCCCTCGGTGACATCCTGTTCTCGCATATCTTCACGCAAGTACCCGATAGAGTACAGAGCTGTTGTAAAGCTCACCAGGGCAATCACGAGTACCGTGAAGATGCTGAGCGCATCAGCATAGAGCCAGTCTCCCAGAGCGCTGAGTACGCCTCTTTGAAGCAGCTGATGGGCAGCCAGCAAGACCAGGACCAGCATGGCACCCGTGCTGGTTACGGTTAGCAATTCGAGCCCCAGGCGGCGCCGGATGAAGAGGCAGAGACCGCTGGCAACAACTGGAAGGCAGAGAATCAGACTTAAGAGCATAGCAATTACCCCCGCAAGCGCCGCAGGTCAGCCGTGTCGGCGCTCACCAGCACACGCTGGATCAGTGTGACCAACAGGCCCATGACTATGACCGCAATCAGAATATCGAAGAGAATACCAAATTCCACGATCAGGGGCATTCCGTAGGCGATGGCGATGGCACCTGCAAAGAGTCCATTCTCGATGGTGAGCAACCCGACTACCTGCATGACCACATGGCGACGGCTGGCCAGTAAGAACAGCCCCATCAGCACCAAAGCAATGGAGATCGCCAGTGGAGGCTTGTCCGGCACAACGCCACGAGCTACCACCGCCGGCGATACGAAGAAGGCCAGGACTGTGAGCAAGACACAGATGAGTAATGAGCTGGGAACGTTGATATAGGGGCGCACTTCCCGTTGAATATGCAAACGCCTTGTAATCCGCTGGAGAATCCAGCCAATGGCGCCACATTTTACCACGATGGTGAGGACGGCCACGGCGTAAAGATCCACGCTCCCGGTAATATAGCCCACGACTCCTGCTATCAATCCGAGCAGCAACGATTGGAGCATATAGGCCCAGATAGCATGAGAGAGAAGGCGGGCCGCTGTTATTGCAAAGGTACTCAGGAGAAGCAGCACCCCCAGAATCTGAAGGAGCTGTGTGGATGGCGCAGCGAT
This region of Thermogemmatispora onikobensis genomic DNA includes:
- a CDS encoding NADH-quinone oxidoreductase subunit K translates to MVPVLAPTVAGELVKTTSLIAAPSTQLLQILGVLLLLSTFAITAARLLSHAIWAYMLQSLLLGLIAGVVGYITGSVDLYAVAVLTIVVKCGAIGWILQRITRRLHIQREVRPYINVPSSLLICVLLTVLAFFVSPAVVARGVVPDKPPLAISIALVLMGLFLLASRRHVVMQVVGLLTIENGLFAGAIAIAYGMPLIVEFGILFDILIAVIVMGLLVTLIQRVLVSADTADLRRLRG